Genomic window (Drosophila sulfurigaster albostrigata strain 15112-1811.04 chromosome 2R, ASM2355843v2, whole genome shotgun sequence):
taaaaattaatattcaaaataaaacaattttcatgaatttaatataataatgtatgGCTGCTACAGGTTTTATAGTCGACACTTTGActgataaaaatattgcatttatgtatattagcTGAGTATGCTACTTGCAATTAAGTCAAGagttaaactaattaattcaGATGATTTCATGGTTTATTATTTCGGagtatttttatcattttaaattattttttaatccacattttattgaaatgttttttaatttaatttattctacattatatttaaatttgatttattaattgttacGTTTTCATTGTTGGAAATTAACTAAATAGCAGAAGACGAAAAATAAGTACTCTTTCTTAAGAAGAAGATTCACACATTTCAGCAGTGTAATTTCCACCAtgaataccaaataccaaacaCTCATGAACTTGGTGAAATTGTGGCGAAATTGTCGCCTAGAATATGACACTCGACTAAGCAATGAAACAGTTGACGTCAAGTACGTGCGGGAAAAATGATGGCTGCTATTTCAGGTCTGGTCAAGTTAATTTTCTATAGAGTCGCACGTTGTTGTCATTCGCTGCTTTTATTGAGGGAGCACAAGCAGATGGATAGGAGGAATTCGAGGATATACGATACGATATGTGactgaaagagagagtgaggaggCGGGCGCTAGGGACGAGGGTCGAGAAGAGAGCtttaattgaaagcaaaatagcAGAGCGAAAGCGTTGGGCGTTGAGGTGAGCGTTGGCTAATTCGGTAATTTGCACGCAATTGCATGAGTTGTTGACTATATCTATAGAATGAGTGGGCACATGGGTAAACCATAtccagatacacacacacacacactcagacacgcacacaatatatagataaatacgaatgtgtatatatgtagaagagagtgtgtgtgttgatcgTTAGCTTTTGGCAATTGACTTAAATGGCAACCTTTGTTGCATGTGTGCTTATTGTGTTTCGTTTGGCTGCTGCGCCAactcttgttattgttgttgttgttgttattgttgctgttattgcgCTATGTCGTGGCGAAAATGCgacatggcgtatgcgtaatgttcATTTGATGTGCGTGCTTGAAGAAGCACAACTGATGGGGCGTTTATTTAAGCAACATATCAAGTATGTATCGTTCATTTCTATTGATATTTTATGCGCACATAAGCTGCCTTTATGTTGCGACTTCTTGAGCAAAGACCTTAGTTCAGCAAGGCAGCAAGTTATGGCAACTTGATGAATTAGATACAAACTAATATTAAAGCCTACAAATATTCCTTTGTTAAgcttatattcaaattaatttaattgttaatttagtTATAGTTCAATATTCATTTATGaactattaaatttatgtgtaGAAATGTAGTaccaaattgtttattattatacccgGTACCAGTAGGATAAAGAAGAAAGAAGGAGTAATCTCTGACCCCATGAGGTATATATTTtcgatcagcatcaacatccgTCCGCCTAGATCGATGATTTTTTGacaaataataactatagtaataaggattcctgaaaatttgattgcgatcagattgaaattgaattgaagaaaATTGAAACTGCTACTACAATGGGGTTGGAGACTACaatagctgacaatctggtatattttgcactaaatggtatattttgaattttgctaTGGGGTCTTGATTGCTTtaactgacaatctggtatattttgcactaaattgtatattttgaatttttctatGGGGTCTTGATTGCTTtaactgacaatctggtatattttgcactaaatggtatattttgaatgtagtactatataaatatacaaaatattttttgtgctatattatgtttgtttgttttaaaattaataccgcactattttgatCTTATTCTCAATGGATAGAGGGCATTTCACAATCgcgcacactcgactgtagcttttttagttgtttcatacttgttttgatttgaattatatctcaattagtttaattgttaatttatttggtGCTCAATCGTAATAcgaaatgttttattttttacaaagTGTTTCGAAAAGTTTCAAAAAAGTAATTTCGTCTGCGTGAAATTTGTATGTTAAACACACATGAATTCATATCAACATCAGAGAAAGGAAACTTTAAGTTTTGCAGTGAACTCAAATTGACAATAGAAGCAAACTGAAAGCAAGCATCATACTTAGTGGCAACTGTAATCAAAGTCAGATTTGATGCAACGTTACTTCTGTAACTGAAGAATATTAAAGTTAGGTTAAACtttaagtttttttgttgtgctagGCTTCAAAGCCCAAAAGCCAAACTTTGCAGTGCTTTGGCTATATAAAAAGTTCAAGGctcatgcagcagcagcagcaacagcatcagaaGCAACATCAGCACAGAGGGAACAGGATATTAAATgggtgtgtacgtgtgtgtgtgtgtgcgagtgtgtgtatctgtgtgtgatACGCTGCGTTTAACacaaatgaatatgaatgcgGGCGCAAGAGACAGCAGAGGGCACGCAAAGAGGAGACGGCGAGAGGAAAAAAAGAGAGGAGGAACATTGcgctaaataaaatttaatgtagTGCGAAACGTTTATGAGCTGCAACCGCATCTGATGATGAGAGATGCTGGGTGAGCGAGATGCCAGCTGAGAGCTGAATAGCGTAGAACAGAGAGCGTGAAGAGAGGAGAGCTAAGAGCGAagaactgcaaactgcaaacggAGACTTGAGCGCTGAGCGCTGAGAGCAACGAAGCGGAGCGTTAAATAAACAAGTGGTTAAGTGCTCAAAAGTTAACTGGGtggagctgctgcagcttcgaGAGTTCAGTTCATCTTAGTTCAGCTTCGGTTTCATTTGGGCAATTGAAAACTTGCGTCGAGTGCTCAAAGTTTTGATACCTCTAAGtcatattgcgtatacgcaaaaGGTAAAATACATTTCGCAGATTTAAGTAGAACCATAAAGATTACATCACTTTGAGAGagaatttgttaaataagtaaatttattattatttaacaaaaaacgATAGAAATACGAACGTTATTTTTAAAAGGTATTATAcgaattataaaaatgtataatttttaaatttaattcctGTATTTTTTGCCTAGTTaaagttataaatatgaaattgtctCTAGCTCGATTGTGCAagtcaaatttgttttcagGCAACGTTTGACGATGTCttacacatttttatacccgtaacccatagggtagaagggtattataactttgtgccggcaggaaatgtatgtaacaggtagaaggaggcatctccgaccctataaaatatgtatattcttgatcagcatcaacagccgaaacGATCTGGCCATGTgagtctgtgtgtctgtgtgtctgtccgtatgaacacctagaactcagagactataagagatagagcagatcaagtttgtttcaaatttttgccacgcccacttccgcccccgcaaatcaataaaatcgaataaccagcgtaattttaaagctacagctgcgaattttggtgtatacaataataactatagtatttatgatttctgaaaatttgattgcgaccagataaaattgtgaaagttattaaagaaatacttttgtatgggcaaaaacgcctacttactaggagtcttagttgctttgtccgacaatctggtatattgtaccgtctgtggtatattttgaatgtggtactacatcgatataacaaatataccgtttgatatatttttagtatatttgtattttcggtatatttcgaaaaaaaaaccgcaatattttgcttttatttaaaatgggtagcgggtatctcacagtcgagcacattcgactgtaaatttcttacttgtttctaaTTGCATATGACATACATAATAGAAACTCATGaatgtaataatttaaattgcaagtAATGCATATCAATGTCAAGctgtatttacatacatacacgtatTACACATTTTCTCcatttgattttgaaatatagaatattttcTCACACTATTGTAAATCGTACAGCGCTTGTCCAGCCTTTGCTTTCTCATTATAGAGACACGTAAAATAATGTATCTTTTCATTGCCATCTTGTTTTATTAACATGCCGCAGCCGAAGCGATGAACTCGCTTATTAACTATGTTGGCAaaagcattttctttttgcgttGCATTTGCTGGGAAACTCGTGACAAACGACTCATCGTACTTGTTTTCTGCGTAACTCCAATTATTTCTGAATTCATGCACCATTACTCCTTCCGGATAGCTTCTAGCCCTTCGAGATGTTGAGCTCGATTTGGCCACATTTAAGAAACGTGGCgtattcacacactcactggCAACTTTATCGTTGCAGAAATTTGTGATTCGCATCGCCAGAATCGAGAGCTCGTCATCCCAATGAATATCGGGCAATGGCTTGGCCAGGGGTAAATTCTTCCATTTCGTGCTTGACAATCTTCCCCGGGCATTATTATGAAGATCctctaatttcattttgaactTTTCCATGTTGACGCCTTCACGGGGTTTGGTGCATTGGGGTCCCCACTTGGGTGGGAATTGTGTCAAATGATTGATTTAGATTGGTACGGATTGCAATACTTACAAATGGTTTATCACATGCAATGTGGGTTACCTTCGGCGGGCAAAGTCCTTTTTGGCAATAATCAGTAGGTGGCATTGGCGTACGAAGTTCTCCTcgcattttgtaaaataacaCTTTCGTCTTGAACATTACGTTATCCCATCGGGGAATTCCATAGAGTTCATCTAAGTgtgaaaatatgaataatagcACCGTGAGTCGAGCGTTCATCTTCTATAGTTCAATCACATACTGAAATTACTCTTAAAATTTGTTGCTAGCTTTGTTAGCATCAAATTCGATTCAGGTTCCACTTATTAGCGGTCTTGAGAAGTCTCAAAAGTTCGATACCCTACATTTTGGCTTTAGTACGTTATTTACTGTTAAGTTtaacaactaagaaagctaaagttaAGTGTGCTCTTCTGTGAGATATTCGCTACCCAAATTcaataacagcaaaataacaaggtattatcgttaaaatataccaaattaatataccttattatttattatacatatatatttgttatatctatatactacaacacacaaaatatattttatgtaccAAATTGCAGCAACGgacgttttatttttggcataataaataatttcgtGAATAACTTCtaagaatattatttgttataccGAAAATCTAcactttctttaaaattataatcattATCTTATAGAAAAGAGATCTGTTCATACgaacagatagacagacaggtGAAGAGCGTTGATCAAAAATATCCATATATACTTCATACGGTCAATGTCTCCTTTAGCCTTATAATACCCCTTTAACCTATGGGGCGTGGGTCAAAtgatagataatagataaaaaatatataatataatttatgtcgATAAACTAAAATGCTGAAATACATATTGGAAATATACAAATCTTTAACGTCGTATAGACTGTCAAATCCAAATTGAATCGGAATGTCATATCGTATCTATGCGAAACGAATCAATTGAGTGCACCTGAGATGAGAATGCTCGGCTACTAAACACTCTGTGCTACCAATAAATCCAACTAGAAATTTGCATGCGGTTTAATTTGCGATTTTAGATGGAAAAAAGCGAGAGATGTAacgtaaatttaaataataaagagagCGAACGCAACTCGTGTATGACTgtgaaatttgcattcaaataaaaaaatatatattgaatgcatttcaatGCACTTTTCAGTTGAGTGTGAGATCCTGCCAGGACTTGCTAGACTGCAGTTGCGTGTGCTATTGACAGCTTTCATGacagtttaattattttataaaagtgaTTTCTGCGGTAAATCAAAACTAAATTGAATGCACTTGACAGTGAACTGCAGAAATAGAATATAAAGTCTGATATTGATATTTCCCTTTTTATATACGtgttgtaaaattaaattaataatatcaacaaaaaaaaagtaacataTATGCATAGAAATGATATTAACCAAAACCTGTTGATTAATAAATccttttcattaaaatgaaactGTATGAGAGActcaaaattatgaaaataagtcagtaataaaattatatataaatttgtatttagtcTAGAACTTTATCGATCTATCGATATTTAGATGTTACCGAAAAGAGTGTATGTCATATGAAGCAGATAAGAAATAAAGCAGTCGAGGCGGAGAAATATCGATAGTCATCATAATATTGtatcacatacatatgtatataagtaaaaAGCAAGAACAAGATGAAAACgagcattaaaatatttcttgaatTGATTGAATCGTACGCCGACCTGTCTAGTAAGTTCTtctttgtttctctttctatttattttgttctctgTCTACTTGCcctctcaaataataataataagacaAGCGACCTATACAGTCGTCACTTAAACTGTCCAACTGTATGCCTCTTGAGGCACTCACTGGCCAAttcaagaaaaaataaaagaaaacttttttccTTTGCTTTGCGCGCGAGTGAAACGGACATGAAACGCACTTTGCTCCGACCTCTATGGACAATTTCCGTTTCCTGTTGTTATGTGAACagctgttgtagctgttgctgctgctgctggtgataGGCGCTATCATAAAAAAGGCAGACAATTGTGGTCAGCCCATTGGGAGTATCTTTAGCTATCCTTGAAATTCTGAACTTCGAtttactttctctctctctattgtTTGTGCTTTCTATTAGATGATCAATTTTTGAACACTTTTGggtgcaattgaaatgaacttAATATGCAAACACTTTGCACCTGCTGCTAACTTCAATCTAATCGCCAAGCTTTTTACGTGAACACATATCACtggcaaaagccaaagctaagCAGCACATTAGTCGAGCACTTAGCTGAGGGTATTAGTACCACATAAccctctccatctctctccgTTCATCTATCTCCCTCTTGGACGTAGCCATTTCTTACCGGTCAGTTGGTCAAAACGCTTTGCTACCTTTTAATGCGTTTAAGAGCATTTACTTTGCTTCACTTTGCTTCAGCTACTTACTTGAAATTCAGTTCAGAAATTGCCggtcagcagctgctgctgctgctactggtTGCCACTTGTTGCTTCCACCCACCAGAAGCGGCTTAAGTTCCCTCTTTGCTGGCTTGCCACCAACCCGCTGGCCAACACATGTGCGAGCTGATTATGTTAATGCCGTGGCCCATTTAATGCGTTGCCAAGTCAAACAGCTTTTGCGGGCGCGCgctcttcaaattaaattaaaaagttcaaGTGAAAAGCGAActggcaattaaattaaaactttgcaattttatttcaattttatgacTCGCAATCAGAGAAAAGGTGAGGTGTTAGTTCAACAAATCAtttcaaagagagagagagagaataagtTCGTAATAGGATTATTTGTatcaaatgttatttttaaccCAATGGTAAAACAATTAGGAGATTATTTTTGCTGCTAAATGGATTAACTACATTATGTAGAAGGGTCTAAAGGATatgtgtaaaaatatatatgtttttataaaaaaaggtAGAGTCGATTTAATTTGACATTCATTTATGTATTGCCTTCtcttttaagtttaaaatttgtaacttGTACATCGTTAGCTTCTATCTGAATAACAAACTGttttttagaaatata
Coding sequences:
- the LOC133837193 gene encoding venom allergen 3-like, which gives rise to MNARLTVLLFIFSHLDELYGIPRWDNVMFKTKVLFYKMRGELRTPMPPTDYCQKGLCPPKVTHIACDKPFWGPQCTKPREGVNMEKFKMKLEDLHNNARGRLSSTKWKNLPLAKPLPDIHWDDELSILAMRITNFCNDKVASECVNTPRFLNVAKSSSTSRRARSYPEGVMVHEFRNNWSYAENKYDESFVTSFPANATQKENAFANIVNKRVHRFGCGMLIKQDGNEKIHYFTCLYNEKAKAGQALYDLQ